The following nucleotide sequence is from Corylus avellana chromosome ca7, CavTom2PMs-1.0.
ataagaaaaaagatatgGATTTTGTGCTGGCAGTAAAATTGATGCAAAGTTAGGAAGTGTTTTGGAAGGAAAGAAATGGATATGGCCACCAGCAAGATCAAAAGAAATGGTTAGTATACAAAGTAAGTTGGCTATGGTGCAAATTGGGATTGTTGATAAGCCAAGGTGGATTATTTCAAAAAAGGGGATATACACTAGTGCGGAAGCTGGTTTGGTTTTCTAAGGCAATACCAAGGCATGCTTTTATCCTATGGCTTGTGGTTAGAAATAGTGTAACTACGGGGGAGAGGCTAATGATTTGGGGATACAAAGGTACCATGTAGATTTGGTAGAGAATTTTGTTGAGGGAGCATTTGTTTTTTGGCTGTGGGTTTAGGAAAAGAATTTGGAGGGAGGTGGTGAGGAAATGTCTAATAAATGACCCAAGAACATAATGGGAGGAAGTGTAGGAATGGGGTATAACAGAGTTGAAATAGGAAAATTTGAAGGGGATTTATGTAAACTTTCGTTAGGGGCGGCAGTTGTGTATCATGTCTAGAAGCAAAGGAACGATAATAATTTGAAAACTGAGGATCAgatcataaaaaatattgactGGGAGGTAAGAAGCTGAGTAATAGATGTGGGGAGGTTCAAAAAATCAGAAGAAAACAGGGAGTTATGCTGTAAATGGAGAATATCTGATTGTGTTCTTCGTTAAAATAGAAAGCTGTATGTGGTTGTATGTAGATTTTGTATAGACTTAATTGGATTTGAATAATAGTTGTTTTGCTGTATTTGTTTGTTCAGTTTAGATGCTGTGTTTGTTGAAGTAGCTGCTGAATTGTAGAGCTTCTGAGTTCGTTGTTAGTTAGTAGCTGCTGTGTAGTAGCTGTGTTCCAGGCTTTGTCTGAAGTGTTTGAGTTGTAAAAGTTTTCCTTTTGGTTATAAAAGATTGCTtaatcatacaaaaaaaagggggggggtgGGTGTGGGGCCTAAAAAGCATTATGTGAATGTTAGAGGATGAAGTTTCACCTTAAAAGGCCCTGACAATTAGAGTGGATCTTTCAGTTTGTATGTCTTATATTTAGCATGTTGGCATCACCAAATCCAATTATTTGTTAGATGCACATTCTCCAGCTATGCAGATTTTCCTTGATATTCACAACGTGGAACACTAGAAACGGCATAATCATATTGGCTCCCTATTATGTTTGATGCGTCCTTAGTGTATAAATATGCAGCGTCTCTAAGTTTGTTGGAACTAGAATAGTAACTTGTTTCCAACAGCTAGCGGGAGGAACTTAGACAAGCTAACAGAGGACAATGCTAATGAAACACCCAACAAACAGGAGGAACCTATGACTGAAGAGAATGCACAGGAGGACTCGACTGCGATTTCTGAGCTCTCTGAGCGTCGAAAGGCTCTGTTTGAACCATTGGAACCTGTAATGAATTTAAATGGCAAACGACCATCAGCGGAATCCTTGCTCCCACCACCCGACTTTGACTCCACAAGCTATCCCCGAGGCTGGCTCATTGGTAAGAAGAGGAAGCTAGTCAATGTGGATGTTGTTGAGAGCATGCGGAAGATTGCCATCCAGGAAATGAACAGAAAGGTACTATTTCTTTCCACAACCACATGCTGTACTGCAAACACAGTTTACAGTTACCATTGTTGCAATAAAAAATGAGCCATATTGTGGTTATACGTACAGGACCGGGAGATCGATGGCCTGAATCAGCAACTTGAAGAAGATGGTCGGTGCCTAGAACACCTGCAGCTTCAGCTTCTGCAAGAACGAAGCAAACGTTCGGAGGTCGAGAGAGAAAATGTAATGCTACAAGACCAGATATCCATGTTGATGAACATGTTACAAGACAACGAGTCGATGGGGGAAGAAGACCCAGATGCACCATAGTTGGTCGTTTgcttggttgtttgtttgtttgattgtttaTTCTTTTGTAG
It contains:
- the LOC132188778 gene encoding protein HEADING DATE REPRESSOR 1; this translates as MEGQNQDREMKKVDGALVGFSPVSSPRIFWKSRKRSASGRNLDKLTEDNANETPNKQEEPMTEENAQEDSTAISELSERRKALFEPLEPVMNLNGKRPSAESLLPPPDFDSTSYPRGWLIGKKRKLVNVDVVESMRKIAIQEMNRKDREIDGLNQQLEEDGRCLEHLQLQLLQERSKRSEVERENVMLQDQISMLMNMLQDNESMGEEDPDAP